In a single window of the Coleofasciculaceae cyanobacterium genome:
- a CDS encoding YtxH domain-containing protein: MSKQNPTGVLIGGLMIGSALGTVLGLLIAPRTGKETRKVLRKSADALPDIAEDLTASIQFQADRLSEATLNNWEGTLDRLKDAIAAGVETSRATTRATKLNTPNQNLNSSITDRL, from the coding sequence ATGTCGAAGCAAAATCCCACAGGAGTTCTTATCGGCGGATTGATGATTGGTAGTGCACTCGGCACAGTATTAGGACTGCTAATTGCACCACGTACAGGCAAAGAAACTAGGAAAGTTCTGAGAAAGTCGGCTGATGCTTTACCAGACATAGCCGAAGATTTAACCGCCAGTATTCAGTTCCAGGCAGATCGTCTATCCGAGGCTACCTTAAATAATTGGGAAGGTACGTTAGATCGCTTGAAAGACGCGATCGCTGCTGGGGTTGAAACCAGTCGTGCAACTACAAGAGCCACCAAATTGAACACCCCAAATCAAAATCTCAACTCGTCTATCACCGATCGCCTCTAA